In Porphyromonas cangingivalis, a genomic segment contains:
- a CDS encoding trigger factor — protein MNISFVEKNDNFARIELKLTKQDYQEAVEKGLKKIRRNASIPGFRKGAVPAGMVKKMYGDSVKIEEVQNLVSEKLYNFIVEEKLKTIGQTIATPGTETVDIVKAEDMTFTFDQALIPEITDILGKGDHFTYYKATASEQMIEDSLQQSLENAGERVEADVVSAEDVVRGSIAELDGDLPKEGGIRRENGAFILPAYIKNEEERAKFVGAPRNSVVIFSPFKAYEGQESEIASLLGIEKNQVAALEGVDFSFEINTINHHQKAEMNQEFFDKVFGEGEVKSETEARAKIKEFLETRTEADSNFKLLSDVKEYIRANKIANINLHEDTIKAWWTSTDAVKEQSEEQINEIFPRLIEDLKVDLYMEALVEKYEVKVEAHEVEEFAKEMTRMQFRQYGMSNMPEDLIDQYTKNMLKDANTYTRIRESIKEQKVVVKLKDDVTLDEQTMTFEEFNSMLNPIPEAETEAAE, from the coding sequence ATGAACATCTCATTTGTAGAGAAGAACGACAATTTCGCTCGTATCGAGCTCAAGCTCACAAAACAAGACTATCAAGAAGCAGTCGAAAAAGGACTCAAGAAGATACGCCGCAATGCCAGCATCCCCGGCTTCCGTAAGGGCGCTGTACCTGCGGGCATGGTTAAGAAAATGTATGGCGATAGCGTGAAGATCGAGGAGGTGCAAAACCTTGTTTCTGAGAAGCTGTACAACTTCATCGTTGAAGAGAAGCTCAAGACCATCGGACAGACCATCGCCACTCCCGGCACTGAAACGGTAGACATCGTGAAGGCTGAGGACATGACCTTCACATTCGATCAGGCCCTCATCCCTGAGATCACAGACATCCTCGGCAAGGGCGACCACTTCACTTACTACAAGGCTACAGCAAGCGAGCAGATGATCGAAGACTCACTCCAACAGTCTCTCGAAAATGCAGGCGAACGCGTCGAAGCGGATGTTGTATCTGCCGAAGATGTCGTACGTGGTTCGATCGCCGAACTCGATGGCGACCTACCTAAGGAAGGTGGTATCCGTAGAGAAAATGGAGCGTTCATTCTTCCGGCTTACATCAAGAACGAAGAAGAGCGTGCCAAGTTTGTCGGGGCTCCTCGCAACAGCGTGGTCATCTTCTCTCCATTCAAGGCTTACGAAGGTCAAGAATCTGAGATCGCCTCTCTCCTCGGCATCGAGAAAAACCAAGTAGCTGCCCTCGAAGGTGTAGACTTCAGCTTCGAGATCAATACCATCAACCACCACCAGAAGGCTGAGATGAACCAAGAATTCTTCGACAAGGTCTTTGGCGAAGGTGAAGTGAAGAGCGAAACAGAAGCTCGTGCCAAGATCAAGGAATTCCTCGAAACACGCACCGAAGCTGACTCCAACTTCAAGCTCCTCAGCGATGTCAAGGAATACATCAGAGCAAACAAGATCGCAAACATCAACCTCCACGAAGATACCATCAAGGCTTGGTGGACAAGTACCGATGCCGTCAAGGAGCAGTCCGAGGAGCAAATCAATGAGATCTTCCCACGCCTCATCGAAGATCTTAAGGTGGATCTATACATGGAAGCCCTTGTGGAGAAGTACGAAGTGAAGGTCGAAGCTCATGAGGTAGAAGAGTTCGCAAAGGAAATGACACGTATGCAGTTCCGCCAATACGGCATGAGCAATATGCCTGAAGACCTCATCGACCAGTACACCAAGAATATGCTCAAGGATGCGAACACTTACACTCGCATCAGAGAGTCTATCAAGGAGCAAAAGGTAGTTGTGAAGCTCAAGGATGATGTTACTCTTGATGAACAGACAATGACATTCGAGGAGTTCAACTCAATGCTTAATCCCATACCCGAAGCGGAAACAGAAGCTGCAGAGTAA
- a CDS encoding RidA family protein — protein MKEIINTSNAPAAIGPYSQGVKAGNMYFFSGQLGIDPKTGNFVSDTCVEAQCEQVFANIKALLTEAGLDFGDVIKATVFLADMGDFAKVNEIYGKYFTAPFPARSAVAVKTLPKNGLVEIEVIACK, from the coding sequence ATGAAAGAAATCATCAACACTTCAAATGCTCCTGCAGCGATCGGCCCATACTCACAAGGCGTCAAGGCCGGTAACATGTACTTCTTCTCAGGACAGCTCGGGATCGACCCTAAAACCGGTAACTTCGTTTCGGATACTTGTGTTGAAGCACAGTGCGAACAAGTATTTGCAAACATCAAGGCTCTTCTTACAGAAGCAGGGCTCGACTTCGGTGATGTCATCAAGGCTACCGTTTTCCTTGCAGACATGGGCGACTTCGCCAAGGTAAATGAGATCTATGGCAAGTACTTCACAGCTCCATTTCCTGCCCGCAGTGCAGTGGCAGTGAAGACCCTCCCAAAGAATGGTCTTGTGGAGATCGAAGTGATCGCTTGCAAGTAA